In Neofelis nebulosa isolate mNeoNeb1 chromosome 10, mNeoNeb1.pri, whole genome shotgun sequence, one DNA window encodes the following:
- the LOC131488315 gene encoding tumor necrosis factor receptor superfamily member 1A-like isoform X1 has product MAVGRGAPWLCALLLPLAAWVDVVLGVAPCDVTEYQPEDSNLCCRLCPAGQYVFKPCRVNHTTGECRVCESGTFLAFPNGEPTCQRCIQCRKGDQEVVAKCSPTSDRQCQCRKGSFYCNSVDCVENCLRCTRCPGVVLSPCNATSNTVCATETDRGRPENKRGSEFLVPWVTVSVILAVAVVVGVYWYKKKGVRVSYQPIVRLLKGRSDGPGVFPLRSNSQLETVQPEAPPAPGTETQPQPAEEESLALMPEARPHPGPSGESEESPELQALVVGGSPVVQEQTLEASAPAAPEPQDGTQASPSLKSLEERYKKEYFVKDNSKEATATIHYEFVKSSMGNDWKMFMRLIGLDETDIDSCECENPGNLMEQRHKMLFTWRKKLGKEASVFKLLAALHKLGLQMYLQNIINNLVAEGILGRHVGTSD; this is encoded by the exons ATGGCGGTGGGACGGGGCGCTCCGTGGCTGTGCGCCCTCCTGCTGCCGCTCGCGGCCTGG GTGGACGTGGTGCTCGGCGTGGCCCCGTGTGACGTGACCGAGTACCAGCCGGAGGACAGCAACCTCTGCTGCCGCCTCTGCCCCGCTG GCCAGTACGTCTTCAAACCGTGCAGGGTGAACCATACCACCGGCGAGTGCCGCGTCTGTGAATCGGGCACCTTCCTCGCCTTCCCTAATGGCGAGCCTACTTGCCAGAGGTGCATCCAGTGCCGGAAGG GAGACCAGGAGGTGGTGGCCAAGTGCTCCCCCACCAGCGACCGGCAGTGTCAGTGCAGAAAGGGGAGTTTCTACTGCAACTCTGTGGACTGCGTGGAGAACTGCCTCCGGTGTACAAG ATGTCCTGGCGTTGTCCTGTCACCTTGCAATGCTACCAGCAACACGGTTTGTGCCACAGAAACTGATCGAGGGCGTCCAG AAAACAAACGTGGGTCTGAGTTCCTCGTGCCGTGGGTGACCGTGAGCGTCATTCTTGCCGTGGCCGTCGTCGTCGGTGTTTATTGGTATAAGAAGAAAG GTGTGCGGGTCTCCTACCAGCCGATCGTCAGATTGTTGAAGG GAAGGTCGGACGGGCCAGGCGTCTTT CCACTGAGAAGCAACTCGCAGCTTGAGACGGTGCAACCCGAggcgcccccggcccccggcacAGAAACCCAGCCCCAGCCTGCGGAGGAGGAGAGCCTGGCCTTGATGCCCGAGGCCAGGCCCCACCCGGGGCCCTCAGGGGAGTCCGAGGAAAGCCCTGAGCTGCAGGCCTTGGTGGTCGGAGGAAGCCCGGTGGTCCAGGAGCAGACGTTAGAAGCCTCTGCTCCCGCCGCTCCGGAGCCCCAGGACGGGACCCAGGCGTCCCCTTCGCTCAAGAGTCTAGAGGAG CGAtacaaaaaggaatattttgtCAAGGATAACTCCAAAGAAG CTACCGCGACCATCCATTATGAGTTTGTAAAGAGCAGCATGGGAAACGACTGGAAGATGTTCATGAGGCTAATTGGTCTGGATGAGACAGACATTGACTCTTGCGAATGCGAGAATCCAGGCAATTTGATGGAGCAGCGTCACAAGATGCTCTTTACGTGGCGAAAGAAGCTGGGAAAGGAAGCTTCTGTTTTTAAACTCCTGGCTGCCCTCCATAAACTGGGGCTTCAAATGTATTTGCAAAACATTATAAACAACTTAGTTGCCGAAGGTATTTTAGGCAGGCATGTAGGGACCTCCGACTAA
- the LOC131488315 gene encoding uncharacterized protein LOC131488315 isoform X2, which translates to MASLLARGASSAGRETRRWWPSAPPPATGSVSAERGVSTATLWTAWRTASGVQGPGGTGVGPSCPPSSTDPRLPVVVETVQTHRQCPGVVLSPCNATSNTVCATETDRGRPENKRGSEFLVPWVTVSVILAVAVVVGVYWYKKKGVRVSYQPIVRLLKGRSDGPGVFPLRSNSQLETVQPEAPPAPGTETQPQPAEEESLALMPEARPHPGPSGESEESPELQALVVGGSPVVQEQTLEASAPAAPEPQDGTQASPSLKSLEERYKKEYFVKDNSKEATATIHYEFVKSSMGNDWKMFMRLIGLDETDIDSCECENPGNLMEQRHKMLFTWRKKLGKEASVFKLLAALHKLGLQMYLQNIINNLVAEGILGRHVGTSD; encoded by the exons ATGGCGAGCCTACTTGCCAGAGGTGCATCCAGTGCCGGAAGG GAGACCAGGAGGTGGTGGCCAAGTGCTCCCCCACCAGCGACCGGCAGTGTCAGTGCAGAAAGGGGAGTTTCTACTGCAACTCTGTGGACTGCGTGGAGAACTGCCTCCGGTGTACAAGGTCCTGGGGGCACAGGCGTGGGCCCCTCCTGTCCTCCCAGTAGTACAGACCCCAGGCTCCCAGTGGTGGTGGAGACAGTCCAAACCCACAGGCA ATGTCCTGGCGTTGTCCTGTCACCTTGCAATGCTACCAGCAACACGGTTTGTGCCACAGAAACTGATCGAGGGCGTCCAG AAAACAAACGTGGGTCTGAGTTCCTCGTGCCGTGGGTGACCGTGAGCGTCATTCTTGCCGTGGCCGTCGTCGTCGGTGTTTATTGGTATAAGAAGAAAG GTGTGCGGGTCTCCTACCAGCCGATCGTCAGATTGTTGAAGG GAAGGTCGGACGGGCCAGGCGTCTTT CCACTGAGAAGCAACTCGCAGCTTGAGACGGTGCAACCCGAggcgcccccggcccccggcacAGAAACCCAGCCCCAGCCTGCGGAGGAGGAGAGCCTGGCCTTGATGCCCGAGGCCAGGCCCCACCCGGGGCCCTCAGGGGAGTCCGAGGAAAGCCCTGAGCTGCAGGCCTTGGTGGTCGGAGGAAGCCCGGTGGTCCAGGAGCAGACGTTAGAAGCCTCTGCTCCCGCCGCTCCGGAGCCCCAGGACGGGACCCAGGCGTCCCCTTCGCTCAAGAGTCTAGAGGAG CGAtacaaaaaggaatattttgtCAAGGATAACTCCAAAGAAG CTACCGCGACCATCCATTATGAGTTTGTAAAGAGCAGCATGGGAAACGACTGGAAGATGTTCATGAGGCTAATTGGTCTGGATGAGACAGACATTGACTCTTGCGAATGCGAGAATCCAGGCAATTTGATGGAGCAGCGTCACAAGATGCTCTTTACGTGGCGAAAGAAGCTGGGAAAGGAAGCTTCTGTTTTTAAACTCCTGGCTGCCCTCCATAAACTGGGGCTTCAAATGTATTTGCAAAACATTATAAACAACTTAGTTGCCGAAGGTATTTTAGGCAGGCATGTAGGGACCTCCGACTAA
- the LOC131488315 gene encoding uncharacterized protein LOC131488315 isoform X3, with the protein MAVGRGAPWLCALLLPLAAWVDVVLGVAPCDVTEYQPEDSNLCCRLCPAGQYVFKPCRVNHTTGECRVCESGTFLAFPNGEPTCQRCIQCRKGDQEVVAKCSPTSDRQCQCRKGSFYCNSVDCVENCLRCTRCPGVVLSPCNATSNTVCATETDRGRPENKRGSEFLVPWVTVSVILAVAVVVGVYWYKKKGVRVSYQPIVRLLKGRSDGPGGFCLTSPPPPPRVVAWEAPVQQASVTKRNDFALQPLRSNSQLETVQPEAPPAPGTETQPQPAEEESLALMPEARPHPGPSGESEESPELQALVVGGSPVVQEQTLEASAPAAPEPQDGTQASPSLKSLEERYKKEYFVKDNSKEATATIHYEFVKSSMGNDWKMFMRLIGLDETDIDSCECENPGNLMEQRHKMLFTWRKKLGKEASVFKLLAALHKLGLQMYLQNIINNLVAEGILGRHVGTSD; encoded by the exons ATGGCGGTGGGACGGGGCGCTCCGTGGCTGTGCGCCCTCCTGCTGCCGCTCGCGGCCTGG GTGGACGTGGTGCTCGGCGTGGCCCCGTGTGACGTGACCGAGTACCAGCCGGAGGACAGCAACCTCTGCTGCCGCCTCTGCCCCGCTG GCCAGTACGTCTTCAAACCGTGCAGGGTGAACCATACCACCGGCGAGTGCCGCGTCTGTGAATCGGGCACCTTCCTCGCCTTCCCTAATGGCGAGCCTACTTGCCAGAGGTGCATCCAGTGCCGGAAGG GAGACCAGGAGGTGGTGGCCAAGTGCTCCCCCACCAGCGACCGGCAGTGTCAGTGCAGAAAGGGGAGTTTCTACTGCAACTCTGTGGACTGCGTGGAGAACTGCCTCCGGTGTACAAG ATGTCCTGGCGTTGTCCTGTCACCTTGCAATGCTACCAGCAACACGGTTTGTGCCACAGAAACTGATCGAGGGCGTCCAG AAAACAAACGTGGGTCTGAGTTCCTCGTGCCGTGGGTGACCGTGAGCGTCATTCTTGCCGTGGCCGTCGTCGTCGGTGTTTATTGGTATAAGAAGAAAG GTGTGCGGGTCTCCTACCAGCCGATCGTCAGATTGTTGAAGG GAAGGTCGGACGGGCCAGGC gggttcTGC TTgacgtcccccccacccccgccccgggtAGTGGCTTGGGAAGCCCCTGTGCAGCAGGCTTCTGTGACCAAGAGAAACGACTTTGCCCTTCAGCCACTGAGAAGCAACTCGCAGCTTGAGACGGTGCAACCCGAggcgcccccggcccccggcacAGAAACCCAGCCCCAGCCTGCGGAGGAGGAGAGCCTGGCCTTGATGCCCGAGGCCAGGCCCCACCCGGGGCCCTCAGGGGAGTCCGAGGAAAGCCCTGAGCTGCAGGCCTTGGTGGTCGGAGGAAGCCCGGTGGTCCAGGAGCAGACGTTAGAAGCCTCTGCTCCCGCCGCTCCGGAGCCCCAGGACGGGACCCAGGCGTCCCCTTCGCTCAAGAGTCTAGAGGAG CGAtacaaaaaggaatattttgtCAAGGATAACTCCAAAGAAG CTACCGCGACCATCCATTATGAGTTTGTAAAGAGCAGCATGGGAAACGACTGGAAGATGTTCATGAGGCTAATTGGTCTGGATGAGACAGACATTGACTCTTGCGAATGCGAGAATCCAGGCAATTTGATGGAGCAGCGTCACAAGATGCTCTTTACGTGGCGAAAGAAGCTGGGAAAGGAAGCTTCTGTTTTTAAACTCCTGGCTGCCCTCCATAAACTGGGGCTTCAAATGTATTTGCAAAACATTATAAACAACTTAGTTGCCGAAGGTATTTTAGGCAGGCATGTAGGGACCTCCGACTAA